One genomic window of Roseateles sp. DAIF2 includes the following:
- the urtC gene encoding urea ABC transporter permease subunit UrtC: protein MMMNAPSTSSSVLLPQAPRLLSGRGWAAVLAAAITVAVLVPLLNLAVPEGHVLHLSDYAVGLIGKIMCYAICALAMDLIWGYTGILSLGHGLFFALGGYAMGMYLMRQIGRDGNYQSELPDFMVFLDWKTLPWHWALSDSFWFQMLMVLAVPGLLAFLFGYFAFRSRIKGVYFSIITQALTFAAMLLFFRNETGFGGNNGFTDFKRILGVPLLQPSTRMVLFVITGLTLIGCFLLGRFIVASKFGRVLQAIRDAESRVMFTGYDPLAYKLAIWVLSALMCGVAGALYVPQVGIINPGEMSPAASIEIAIWTAVGGRATLIGPIAGAFFVNGAKSWFTQAFPEYWLYFLGALFIAVTLWLPNGIAGLFRKNKT from the coding sequence ATGATGATGAACGCTCCTTCAACATCCTCCTCCGTGCTGCTGCCCCAGGCGCCGCGCCTGCTTTCGGGCCGGGGTTGGGCCGCGGTGCTGGCCGCCGCGATCACGGTCGCGGTGCTGGTGCCGCTGCTGAACCTGGCGGTGCCCGAGGGTCATGTCTTGCATCTGAGCGACTACGCCGTCGGCCTGATCGGGAAGATCATGTGCTACGCGATCTGCGCGCTGGCGATGGACCTGATCTGGGGCTACACCGGCATCCTGTCGCTGGGTCATGGCCTGTTCTTCGCCTTGGGCGGCTATGCGATGGGCATGTACCTGATGCGCCAGATCGGCCGCGACGGCAACTACCAGAGCGAGCTGCCGGACTTCATGGTGTTCCTGGACTGGAAGACCTTGCCCTGGCATTGGGCGCTCAGCGACAGCTTCTGGTTCCAGATGCTGATGGTGTTGGCGGTGCCGGGCCTCTTGGCCTTCCTGTTCGGCTACTTCGCCTTCCGCTCGCGCATCAAGGGCGTGTACTTCTCGATCATCACGCAGGCGTTGACCTTCGCCGCGATGCTGCTGTTCTTTCGCAACGAGACCGGTTTCGGCGGCAACAACGGCTTCACCGATTTCAAGCGCATCCTCGGCGTTCCGCTGCTGCAGCCCTCCACGCGGATGGTGCTGTTCGTGATCACCGGCCTGACCCTGATCGGCTGCTTCCTGCTCGGGCGCTTCATCGTCGCCAGCAAGTTCGGCCGGGTACTGCAGGCGATCCGCGATGCCGAGAGCCGTGTGATGTTCACCGGCTACGACCCGCTGGCCTACAAGCTGGCGATCTGGGTGCTGTCGGCGCTGATGTGCGGCGTGGCCGGCGCGCTCTATGTGCCGCAGGTGGGCATCATCAACCCGGGCGAGATGTCGCCGGCGGCCTCGATCGAGATCGCGATCTGGACCGCGGTGGGCGGCCGCGCGACCCTGATCGGGCCGATCGCCGGCGCCTTCTTCGTCAACGGCGCCAAGAGCTGGTTCACTCAGGCCTTCCCGGAATACTGGCTCTACTTCCTCGGCGCGCTGTTCATCGCGGTGACCCTGTGGTTGCCGAATGGCATCGCGGGCCTTTTTAGGAAGAACAAGACATGA
- a CDS encoding SAM-dependent methyltransferase produces the protein MFTDLITPPPAAEADARQRFLRLLQTALAGEGAGGFGKLLLSKYSGPAEAKVERLTVREVLLRGERQLSFLWRHPTKDITKNHPLAEGLALIDGLLGTQFQNAHLLAGGQEIQLAFSRKGKPSLRVGKAAAGDEAAPALAGHDKEKQRYLELDKPFWTALGVTHEGGKGGERQLVPAMSRKWKQINKFIEVMSAAIKSSPLADGPEVHVSDFGSGKGYLTFAMYDWLTSVLGKTAAVSGIELREDMVRLCNTAAQAHGLAGLRFVQGDVRHYQPARLDVMIALHACDIATDYAIHLGLRAGASIIMCSPCCHKQLRPQMQLPATLKPMLQHGIHLGQEAEMVTDSLRALLLEAEGYETQVFEFIALEHTSKNKMILAVKKSGAALAAALKRRPEVLAQIAEIKRFYGLREQCLETLLLQEATAG, from the coding sequence ATGTTTACCGACCTGATCACTCCGCCGCCCGCCGCCGAGGCCGATGCCCGCCAGCGCTTCCTGCGCCTGCTGCAGACGGCGCTGGCCGGCGAGGGGGCGGGCGGCTTCGGCAAGCTGCTGCTCAGCAAGTACAGCGGGCCGGCCGAGGCGAAGGTCGAGCGGCTGACGGTGCGCGAGGTGCTGCTGCGCGGCGAGCGCCAGCTGTCCTTTCTGTGGCGGCACCCGACCAAGGACATCACCAAGAACCACCCGCTGGCCGAGGGCCTGGCGCTGATCGACGGGTTGCTGGGCACGCAGTTCCAGAACGCGCATCTGCTGGCCGGCGGCCAGGAGATCCAGCTGGCCTTCAGCCGCAAGGGCAAGCCCAGCCTGCGGGTGGGCAAGGCGGCGGCCGGCGACGAAGCCGCGCCGGCCCTGGCCGGGCATGACAAGGAAAAACAGCGCTACCTGGAACTGGACAAGCCCTTCTGGACCGCGCTGGGCGTCACCCATGAGGGCGGCAAGGGCGGTGAGCGCCAGTTGGTGCCGGCGATGTCGCGCAAGTGGAAGCAGATCAACAAGTTCATCGAGGTGATGAGCGCGGCGATCAAGAGCAGCCCGCTGGCCGATGGCCCCGAGGTGCATGTCAGCGACTTCGGCTCCGGCAAGGGCTATCTGACCTTCGCGATGTACGACTGGCTGACGAGCGTGCTGGGCAAGACCGCCGCGGTCAGCGGCATCGAGCTGCGCGAGGACATGGTCCGGCTCTGCAACACGGCCGCGCAGGCGCATGGCCTGGCCGGGCTGCGCTTCGTGCAGGGCGATGTGCGCCATTACCAGCCGGCGCGGCTGGACGTGATGATCGCGCTGCATGCCTGCGACATCGCGACCGACTACGCGATCCACCTGGGCCTGCGCGCCGGCGCCTCGATCATCATGTGCTCGCCCTGCTGCCACAAGCAGCTGCGCCCGCAGATGCAATTGCCCGCGACGCTCAAGCCCATGCTGCAGCATGGCATCCACCTGGGCCAGGAGGCCGAAATGGTGACCGACAGCTTGCGCGCACTGCTGCTGGAGGCCGAGGGCTACGAGACCCAGGTGTTCGAGTTCATCGCGCTGGAGCACACCAGCAAGAACAAGATGATCCTGGCGGTGAAGAAGAGCGGGGCGGCGCTGGCCGCGGCGCTCAAGCGCCGGCCCGAGGTGCTGGCGCAGATCGCGGAGATCAAGCGCTTTTACGGGCTGCGGGAGCAATGCCTGGAGACGCTGTTGCTCCAGGAGGCGACGGCGGGGTGA
- the urtE gene encoding urea ABC transporter ATP-binding subunit UrtE translates to MLKADQLHQYYGGSHILRGLSFEAQPGEITVILGRNGVGKTTLLKSLMGVVPIKSGGLQLDGQDLARLTPFERVRRGIGYVPQGREIFGRLTVEENLRMGLAYKSGSTKIPPQLFELFPVLKQMLHRRGGDLSGGQQQQLAIARALAAGPRLIILDEPTEGIQPSIIKDIGRVLRQLAVEGLEIEPGRCQRMAVILVEQYYDFAEELADQYLVMERGEFIARGRGAEMRGNGVRALISV, encoded by the coding sequence ATGCTGAAAGCCGACCAACTCCACCAGTACTACGGCGGCAGCCACATCCTGCGCGGCCTGTCCTTCGAGGCGCAGCCGGGCGAGATCACGGTGATCCTGGGGCGCAACGGGGTCGGCAAGACCACCTTGTTGAAGAGCCTGATGGGCGTGGTGCCGATCAAGAGCGGCGGCTTGCAGCTCGACGGGCAGGACCTCGCGCGGCTGACGCCCTTCGAGCGGGTGCGGCGCGGCATCGGCTATGTGCCGCAGGGCCGCGAGATCTTCGGCCGCCTGACGGTGGAGGAGAACCTGCGCATGGGCCTGGCCTACAAGAGCGGCTCGACCAAGATCCCGCCGCAGCTGTTTGAGTTGTTCCCGGTGCTCAAGCAGATGCTGCACCGGCGTGGCGGCGACCTGTCGGGCGGCCAGCAGCAGCAGCTGGCGATCGCCCGCGCGCTGGCGGCAGGGCCGCGGCTGATCATCCTGGACGAGCCGACCGAGGGCATCCAGCCCAGCATCATCAAGGACATCGGCCGCGTGCTGCGCCAGCTTGCCGTAGAGGGTCTGGAGATCGAGCCGGGTCGGTGCCAGCGCATGGCGGTGATCCTGGTCGAGCAGTACTACGACTTTGCCGAGGAGCTGGCCGACCAGTACCTGGTGATGGAGCGCGGCGAGTTCATCGCGCGCGGCCGCGGCGCGGAGATGCGCGGCAACGGCGTGCGGGCCTTGATCTCGGTCTAG
- a CDS encoding formylglycine-generating enzyme family protein yields MKWPRLLAPLLLALTAGAQSQTIERNSLGMAFVKIPAGEFLMGSEESPAVLAAAYPQLPRERFENLADEGPVHRVRITKPFWLGRHEVTVGQFRRFLEASGYRPESIADGTGGYGWRADYDPATSRRGDAFEGRQPRYSWANPGFAQTDEHPVTNVTWHDAQALADWLSKTEGKRYRLPTEAEWEYACRAGTRGRYSSGDDPQSLLRAANVFDADSAAHWPRWQDMALKGRDGFAFTAPVGSFAPNAWGLYDMHGNVWEWVADWHGDDYYAKSPLDDPQGPAEGGVKVRRGGSWHTWAFYARAAYRNWNDPSTRYTLVGIRLLREDD; encoded by the coding sequence ATGAAATGGCCCCGCCTCCTCGCCCCCCTGCTGCTGGCCCTGACGGCGGGCGCGCAATCGCAGACCATCGAGCGCAACAGCCTGGGCATGGCCTTCGTCAAGATCCCTGCCGGCGAGTTCCTGATGGGCAGCGAGGAAAGCCCCGCGGTGCTGGCCGCCGCCTATCCGCAGCTGCCGCGCGAGCGCTTCGAGAACCTGGCCGACGAGGGGCCGGTGCATCGCGTCCGCATCACCAAGCCCTTCTGGCTGGGCCGCCATGAGGTCACGGTGGGCCAGTTCCGGCGCTTCCTGGAGGCCTCTGGCTACCGGCCCGAGTCGATCGCCGACGGCACCGGCGGCTATGGCTGGCGCGCCGACTACGACCCGGCCACCAGCCGGCGCGGCGACGCCTTCGAGGGCCGCCAGCCACGTTACTCCTGGGCCAACCCGGGCTTCGCGCAGACCGACGAGCATCCGGTCACCAATGTCACCTGGCACGATGCCCAGGCCCTGGCCGACTGGCTCAGCAAGACCGAGGGCAAGCGCTACCGCCTGCCGACCGAGGCCGAATGGGAATATGCCTGCCGCGCCGGCACGCGCGGCCGCTACTCCTCCGGCGACGATCCGCAGTCGCTGCTGCGCGCCGCCAATGTGTTCGACGCCGACAGCGCCGCCCACTGGCCGCGCTGGCAAGACATGGCCCTGAAGGGTCGCGACGGTTTTGCCTTCACCGCGCCGGTCGGCAGCTTCGCGCCGAACGCCTGGGGCTTATACGACATGCATGGCAATGTCTGGGAATGGGTGGCCGACTGGCATGGCGACGACTACTACGCCAAGTCGCCACTGGATGACCCGCAGGGCCCCGCCGAGGGCGGCGTCAAGGTGCGCCGCGGCGGCTCCTGGCATACCTGGGCTTTTTACGCCCGCGCCGCCTACCGCAACTGGAACGATCCCAGCACCCGCTACACGCTGGTGGGGATCCGGTTACTGCGGGAAGACGACTGA
- a CDS encoding histidine phosphatase family protein, with amino-acid sequence MGMLHLVRHGQASFGADDYDQLSALGERQCRLLGEYWRARGQPPRFDAVLLGSLRRHGQSLAAIAEGLGSGLPEPLVWEGLNEYDSGAVIAAIHPEPLEKPRDAEAAKQHFRLLRQGLLAWMRAETAPAGMPSYADFAAGVAGALTHVRERCSGEVLIVSSGGPIATALAQVLGAPPETGIELNLRIRNSAISEVVFNARQFTLQSFNTLPHLDTAETRPLQSYA; translated from the coding sequence ATGGGAATGCTCCATCTGGTGCGCCATGGCCAGGCCAGTTTCGGCGCCGACGACTATGACCAGCTCAGCGCGCTGGGCGAGCGCCAATGCCGGCTGCTGGGCGAATACTGGCGCGCGCGCGGCCAACCGCCACGCTTCGACGCGGTGCTGCTGGGTTCGCTGCGGCGCCACGGCCAGTCGCTGGCCGCGATCGCCGAGGGCCTGGGCAGCGGCCTGCCCGAGCCGCTGGTCTGGGAAGGGCTGAACGAGTACGACAGTGGCGCGGTGATCGCGGCCATCCATCCCGAGCCGCTGGAGAAACCGCGTGATGCCGAGGCGGCGAAGCAGCATTTCCGCCTGCTGCGACAGGGCCTCCTGGCCTGGATGCGGGCAGAGACCGCGCCGGCGGGCATGCCCAGCTATGCCGATTTCGCCGCCGGCGTGGCTGGCGCGCTGACCCATGTGCGCGAGCGTTGTTCGGGCGAGGTGCTGATCGTCTCCAGCGGCGGGCCGATCGCCACCGCGCTGGCCCAGGTGCTGGGCGCCCCGCCCGAGACCGGCATCGAGCTGAACCTGCGCATCCGCAACAGCGCCATCAGCGAGGTGGTGTTCAACGCCCGGCAGTTCACGCTGCAGAGCTTCAACACGCTGCCGCACCTGGACACGGCCGAGACGCGCCCGCTGCAGAGCTACGCCTGA
- the urtD gene encoding urea ABC transporter ATP-binding protein UrtD → MTPELMEQGAKTRQDHEALARQQDGSGGRTASFGRLLTEGQPDFGTGVALYLDDITVSFDGFKALNKLSLMIDVGELRCIIGPNGAGKTTMMDVITGKTRPDAGEASFGQNIDLLRLRENEIAQIGIGRKFQKPTVYEQLSVFENLELALAADRRARASLFARLCGAQRDRIAEVLQLIHLLPEAGAQAGLLSHGQKQWLEIGMLLMQDPKLLLLDEPVAGMTDEETERTAELFLSLEGRHSLVVVEHDMKFVDQLTRDEKTVTVLHEGSVLAEGLLSEVQANEKVVEVYLGR, encoded by the coding sequence ATGACCCCGGAGCTGATGGAGCAGGGCGCCAAGACGCGCCAGGATCATGAGGCGCTGGCCCGCCAGCAGGATGGCTCGGGCGGCCGCACGGCCTCCTTCGGCCGCCTGCTGACCGAGGGCCAGCCGGACTTCGGCACCGGTGTCGCGCTGTATCTGGACGACATCACCGTCTCCTTCGACGGCTTCAAGGCGCTCAACAAGCTGAGCCTGATGATCGATGTCGGCGAGCTGCGCTGCATCATCGGCCCCAACGGCGCCGGCAAGACCACGATGATGGATGTGATCACCGGCAAGACCCGACCCGATGCGGGGGAGGCCAGCTTCGGCCAGAACATCGACCTGCTGCGCCTGCGCGAGAACGAGATTGCGCAGATCGGCATCGGCCGCAAGTTCCAGAAGCCCACGGTCTACGAGCAGCTCAGCGTGTTCGAGAACCTGGAGCTGGCGCTGGCCGCCGACCGGCGCGCGCGCGCCAGCCTGTTCGCCCGCCTCTGCGGCGCGCAGCGCGACCGCATCGCCGAGGTGCTGCAGCTGATCCACCTGCTGCCCGAGGCCGGCGCGCAGGCCGGCCTGCTGTCGCACGGCCAGAAGCAATGGTTGGAGATCGGCATGCTCTTGATGCAGGACCCCAAGCTGCTGCTGCTGGACGAGCCGGTGGCCGGCATGACCGACGAGGAGACCGAGCGCACCGCCGAGCTCTTCCTCTCGCTGGAGGGCAGGCATTCCTTGGTGGTGGTCGAGCACGACATGAAGTTCGTCGACCAGCTGACCCGGGACGAGAAGACCGTCACCGTGCTGCATGAGGGCTCGGTGCTGGCCGAGGGGCTGCTGAGCGAGGTGCAGGCGAATGAGAAGGTGGTGGAGGTGTATCTTGGGCGCTGA
- the urtA gene encoding urea ABC transporter substrate-binding protein: protein MSLPAKTQKITRRALTLSAISLSLAGLALPAFAADNTIKVGVLHSLSGTMAISETVLKDTVLMAIDEINAKGGLLGKKLEPVVVDPASNWPLFAEKAKQLIAQDKVAAVFGCWTSVSRKSVLPVFEELNSLLFYPVQYEGEELSKNVFYTGAAPNQQAIPAVEYLMSKDGGGAKRFVLLGTDYVYPRTTNKILRAFLRAKGVADADIMEEYTPFGHSDYQGIIAKIKKFSSEGKKTAVVSTINGDSNVPFYKELGNQGLKATDVPVVAFSVGEEELRGVDTKPLVGHLAAWNYFMSVKNPANADFTKKWAAYAKAKNIPGHKDKPLTNDPMEATYIGFHMWAQAVEKAKSTDTDKVIAAMAGQTFKAPGGFTSTMDAKNHHLHKPVFIGEIKADGQFNVVWKTPGPVKAQPWSPFIPENKGKKDEPVKS, encoded by the coding sequence ATGAGCCTGCCTGCGAAGACGCAAAAGATCACCCGCCGTGCCCTGACCCTCTCGGCGATCAGCCTGAGCCTGGCCGGGCTTGCCCTGCCGGCCTTCGCCGCCGACAACACGATCAAGGTCGGCGTGCTGCATTCGCTGTCGGGCACGATGGCGATCTCGGAGACCGTGCTGAAGGACACGGTGCTGATGGCGATCGACGAGATCAATGCCAAGGGCGGCCTCCTGGGCAAGAAGCTGGAGCCGGTGGTGGTGGACCCGGCCTCGAACTGGCCGCTGTTCGCCGAGAAGGCCAAGCAGCTGATCGCGCAGGACAAGGTCGCCGCGGTGTTCGGCTGCTGGACCTCGGTCAGCCGCAAGTCGGTGCTGCCGGTGTTCGAGGAGCTGAACTCGCTGCTGTTCTACCCGGTGCAGTACGAGGGCGAGGAGCTCAGCAAGAACGTGTTCTACACCGGCGCGGCGCCGAACCAGCAGGCGATTCCCGCCGTCGAGTACCTGATGAGCAAGGACGGCGGCGGCGCGAAGCGCTTCGTGCTGCTGGGCACCGACTATGTGTACCCGCGCACCACCAACAAGATCCTGCGCGCCTTCCTTAGAGCCAAGGGCGTGGCAGACGCGGACATCATGGAGGAGTACACCCCCTTCGGCCACAGCGACTACCAGGGCATCATCGCCAAGATCAAGAAGTTCAGCTCCGAGGGCAAGAAGACCGCGGTGGTCTCGACCATCAACGGCGATTCCAACGTGCCCTTCTACAAGGAGCTGGGCAACCAGGGCCTGAAGGCGACCGATGTGCCGGTGGTGGCCTTCTCGGTCGGTGAGGAGGAGCTGCGCGGCGTCGACACGAAACCGCTGGTCGGCCATCTGGCGGCCTGGAACTACTTCATGTCGGTGAAGAATCCGGCCAATGCCGACTTCACGAAGAAATGGGCCGCCTACGCCAAGGCCAAGAACATCCCCGGCCACAAGGACAAGCCGCTGACCAATGACCCGATGGAGGCCACCTACATCGGCTTCCATATGTGGGCGCAAGCGGTGGAGAAGGCCAAGAGCACCGACACCGACAAGGTGATCGCGGCGATGGCCGGCCAGACCTTCAAGGCACCGGGCGGCTTCACCAGCACGATGGACGCGAAGAACCATCACCTGCACAAGCCGGTCTTCATCGGCGAGATCAAGGCGGACGGCCAGTTCAACGTGGTCTGGAAGACGCCAGGCCCGGTCAAGGCCCAGCCTTGGAGCCCGTTCATTCCGGAGAACAAGGGCAAGAAGGACGAGCCCGTGAAGTCTTGA
- the urtB gene encoding urea ABC transporter permease subunit UrtB — translation MQRLLMLLLAGLFLAGAAQALTPEQARAIAAGDTDARIAALNEAAGRGAPGLAAFVQALLDDGVKLTPQQVLVFDGEKTVDAATGQPVATLPEDAEDAVNNNRMRGALQAALAALRLASPDLAARREAVAALAKQSLDESQLSLLDRALAAESDAGLKARLMLMRASLLVASPDPAKRLAAARQLASSGEPTVKSLLLERLAHESDAEVKSALSQALSQVERRLAWGERGGLLFTGISLGSILLLVALGLAITYGLMGVINMAHGELMMIGAYATYLVQNAFKAWLPAGLFDYYVLLAIPASFLVAAAVGAVLERGVIRWLYGRPLETLLATWGISLVLMQAVRSLFGAQNVPVENPAWLSGGVAVMSNLILPYNRIAIIVFAFAVLAGVALLIARTRLGLFVRGVTQNRRMAACMGVNTARIDTYAFALGAGIAGLAGCALSQVGNVGPDLGQGYIVDSFMVVVLGGVGQLAGTVIAALGLGVLNKLLEDWAGAVLAKIMVLVFIVVFIQKRPQGLFAMKGRSAEA, via the coding sequence ATGCAACGTTTGTTGATGCTTTTGCTGGCGGGGCTGTTTCTGGCCGGTGCGGCGCAAGCCCTGACCCCGGAGCAGGCGCGGGCGATCGCGGCCGGCGATACCGATGCGCGGATCGCGGCGCTGAACGAGGCGGCGGGGCGGGGCGCGCCGGGCTTGGCGGCGTTCGTGCAGGCGCTGCTGGACGACGGCGTCAAGCTGACGCCGCAGCAGGTGCTGGTGTTCGACGGTGAGAAGACCGTCGATGCCGCGACGGGGCAGCCTGTCGCGACGCTGCCTGAGGATGCCGAGGATGCCGTCAACAACAACCGCATGCGCGGCGCGCTGCAAGCGGCGCTGGCCGCGCTCAGGCTGGCCTCGCCCGATCTGGCTGCGCGCCGCGAGGCGGTGGCCGCGCTGGCCAAGCAGAGCCTGGACGAGTCGCAGCTGTCGCTGCTGGACCGAGCCCTGGCGGCGGAGAGCGATGCCGGCCTGAAGGCGCGGCTGATGCTGATGCGCGCTAGCCTGCTGGTCGCCTCGCCGGACCCGGCCAAACGCCTGGCCGCCGCGCGGCAGCTGGCCAGCAGCGGCGAGCCCACGGTCAAGAGCCTGCTGCTGGAGCGGCTGGCGCACGAGAGCGATGCCGAGGTCAAGTCGGCGTTGTCGCAGGCCCTTTCACAGGTGGAACGCCGCCTGGCCTGGGGCGAGCGCGGGGGCCTGCTGTTCACCGGCATCAGCCTGGGCTCCATCCTGCTGCTGGTGGCGCTGGGTCTGGCGATCACCTATGGGCTGATGGGCGTGATCAATATGGCGCATGGCGAGCTGATGATGATCGGCGCCTACGCGACCTATCTGGTGCAGAACGCCTTCAAGGCCTGGCTGCCGGCCGGCCTGTTCGACTACTACGTGCTGCTGGCGATCCCCGCCAGCTTCCTGGTCGCGGCCGCGGTCGGCGCGGTGCTGGAGCGCGGCGTGATCCGCTGGCTCTACGGCCGGCCGCTGGAGACCCTGCTGGCCACCTGGGGCATCTCGCTGGTGCTGATGCAGGCGGTGCGCTCCCTCTTCGGTGCGCAGAACGTGCCGGTCGAGAACCCGGCCTGGCTGTCCGGCGGCGTCGCGGTGATGAGCAACCTGATCCTGCCCTACAACCGCATCGCGATCATCGTGTTCGCCTTCGCGGTGCTGGCCGGCGTCGCGCTGCTGATCGCCAGGACGCGGCTGGGCCTGTTCGTGCGCGGCGTCACGCAGAACCGGCGCATGGCCGCCTGCATGGGCGTCAACACCGCACGCATCGACACCTATGCCTTCGCGCTGGGCGCCGGCATCGCCGGCCTGGCCGGCTGCGCGCTGAGCCAGGTCGGCAATGTCGGCCCGGACCTGGGCCAGGGCTATATCGTCGACAGCTTCATGGTCGTGGTGCTGGGCGGCGTCGGCCAGCTTGCCGGCACCGTGATCGCGGCGCTGGGCCTGGGCGTGCTGAACAAGCTGCTGGAGGACTGGGCCGGCGCGGTGCTGGCCAAGATCATGGTGCTGGTGTTCATCGTCGTCTTCATCCAGAAGCGGCCGCAGGGCCTGTTTGCGATGAAGGGCCGCAGTGCGGAAGCCTGA